From one Catenuloplanes nepalensis genomic stretch:
- the glgX gene encoding glycogen debranching protein GlgX, translated as MQTWPGRRYPLGATYDGTGTNFAIFSEVAESVELCLFDEWDIGAEQRIELQEVDAFVWHAYLPGVQPGQRYGYRVYGPYDPSGNGARCNPHKLLLDPYAKAVDGDVQWHPALYGYQMDDPSRMSEINSAPYMPKGVVVNPYFDWGNDRPPRTPYHHSVIYEAHVKGLTKKHPDIPAELRGTYAGIAHPAMIDHLQKLGITAIELMPVHQFVHDHRLNDLGLRNYWGYNTISFFAPYHGYSALGYLGQQVQEFRGMVKALHSAGIEVILDVVYNHTAEGNHLGPTMSMKGVDNAAYYRLSEEDRQYYVDFTGTGNSMNMRGPQTLQLIMDSLRYWVQEMHVDGFRFDLAATLAREFYEVDRLSTFFEVVQQDPVISQVKLIAEPWDVGPGGYQVGNFPPVWTEWNGKFRDTARDFWRGEPATLAEFASRLTGSADLYQDDGRRPFHSINFVTCHDGFTLNDLVSYNDKHNEANGEDNRDGESHNRSWNSGVEGPTDDPAVLETRAKQRRNFMATLMLSQGVPMIGHGDELGRTQHGNNNAYCQDSEIAWIDWDNVDEQMLDFTRTLVAFRKKHQVFRRRRFFTGLPVGGRGSGEALQDLAWFTPDGREMNDGDWGNDFGRAVALFVNGDGIKERGQYGQRHQDQSFLLCFNAHDAPLEFTLPPADYGQKWEKVIETAEPSPDNPVVAEAGGTFWVPDRSIVVLDRTV; from the coding sequence ATGCAGACATGGCCAGGACGTCGTTATCCCCTGGGTGCCACGTACGACGGCACCGGCACCAACTTCGCGATCTTCTCCGAGGTCGCGGAGTCCGTGGAGCTGTGCCTGTTCGACGAGTGGGACATCGGGGCGGAGCAGCGGATCGAGCTGCAGGAGGTGGACGCGTTCGTCTGGCACGCCTACCTGCCGGGCGTGCAGCCGGGCCAGCGGTACGGGTACCGCGTCTACGGGCCGTACGACCCGTCGGGCAACGGCGCCCGGTGCAACCCGCACAAGCTGCTGCTCGACCCGTACGCGAAGGCGGTCGACGGCGACGTGCAGTGGCACCCGGCGCTCTACGGCTACCAGATGGACGACCCGAGCCGGATGTCGGAGATCAACTCGGCGCCGTACATGCCCAAGGGCGTGGTGGTGAACCCGTACTTCGACTGGGGCAACGACCGGCCGCCGCGCACGCCGTACCACCACTCGGTGATCTACGAGGCGCACGTGAAGGGCCTGACCAAGAAGCACCCGGACATCCCGGCGGAGCTGCGCGGCACGTACGCCGGCATCGCGCACCCGGCCATGATCGACCACCTGCAGAAACTCGGCATCACCGCGATCGAGCTGATGCCGGTGCACCAGTTCGTGCACGACCACCGGCTGAACGACCTCGGACTGCGCAACTACTGGGGCTACAACACGATCAGCTTCTTCGCCCCGTACCACGGATATTCCGCTCTGGGTTATCTCGGTCAGCAGGTGCAGGAGTTCCGCGGCATGGTCAAGGCGCTGCACAGCGCCGGCATCGAGGTCATCCTGGACGTGGTCTACAACCACACCGCGGAGGGCAACCACCTCGGCCCGACCATGTCCATGAAGGGCGTGGACAACGCGGCCTACTACCGGCTCTCCGAGGAGGACCGGCAGTACTACGTCGACTTCACCGGCACCGGCAACAGCATGAACATGCGCGGCCCGCAGACGCTCCAACTGATCATGGACTCGCTGCGCTACTGGGTGCAGGAGATGCACGTCGACGGCTTCCGCTTCGACCTGGCGGCCACGCTGGCCCGCGAGTTCTACGAGGTGGACCGGCTCTCCACGTTCTTCGAGGTGGTCCAGCAGGACCCGGTGATCAGCCAGGTCAAGCTGATCGCGGAGCCGTGGGACGTCGGCCCGGGCGGCTACCAGGTGGGCAACTTCCCGCCGGTGTGGACCGAGTGGAACGGCAAGTTCCGGGACACCGCGCGGGACTTCTGGCGCGGCGAGCCGGCCACGCTGGCCGAGTTCGCGTCCCGGCTCACCGGCTCGGCCGACCTCTACCAGGACGACGGCCGCCGCCCGTTCCACAGCATCAACTTCGTCACCTGCCACGACGGGTTCACGCTGAACGACCTGGTGTCGTACAACGACAAGCACAACGAGGCGAACGGCGAGGACAACCGGGACGGCGAGAGCCACAACCGGTCGTGGAACTCCGGCGTGGAGGGCCCGACCGACGACCCGGCGGTGCTGGAGACGCGGGCGAAGCAGCGGCGCAACTTCATGGCCACGCTGATGCTGTCGCAGGGCGTGCCGATGATCGGGCACGGTGACGAACTGGGCCGCACGCAGCACGGCAACAACAACGCCTACTGCCAGGACAGCGAGATCGCCTGGATCGACTGGGACAACGTCGACGAGCAGATGCTCGACTTCACCCGTACCCTCGTCGCCTTCCGCAAGAAGCACCAGGTCTTCCGGCGCCGGCGGTTCTTCACCGGCCTGCCGGTCGGCGGGCGCGGCAGCGGCGAGGCGCTGCAGGACCTGGCCTGGTTCACGCCGGACGGGCGCGAGATGAACGACGGCGACTGGGGCAACGACTTCGGCCGGGCGGTCGCGCTGTTCGTCAACGGCGACGGGATCAAGGAGCGCGGCCAGTACGGGCAGCGGCACCAGGACCAGTCGTTCCTGCTGTGCTTCAACGCGCACGACGCGCCCCTGGAATTCACGCTTCCGCCCGCCGACTACGGGCAGAAGTGGGAGAAGGTCATAGAGACCGCCGAGCCGTCACCCGACAACCCCGTCGTCGCCGAGGCCGGCGGCACGTTCTGGGTGCCGGATCGTTCAATCGTCGTGCTGGACAGGACGGTCTGA